The region CCTCTTCCTGCAACCATGCAAAAAATGCCCGCACCGGTGGATGCCGTTCACGCCCCGGCACGCACAATGCGCTGTAGCCGGCCCCGTCGACCTGAACCTCGCCCTTGTAAGCCACCAGCAACCCGCTGGCCACGCTTTCGGATACCAGAATATTGCTCGCCAGCACCAGCCCCTGGCCGGCAATCGCCGCTTGCAGGGCGTAATGCTCTTCATCGTATTCGCGCACGGCGGGTTGCCCGGTCAGCCAGGTTTCGCCGGACTGCGCGCACCACGCCTCCCACCCGTACGCGTAAAATTTTGAATTGCACCAGCGTACGCTGATCAGCGCCGGCACTTGCCTGGCCGCCAGGGCCACCTGTTCGGGAGAGCCATAGACGCCAAAGGATTCGTCGAATAAACACAGCCCATAAAGATTCGGATAGCTATCAAGGCTGTAGCGCACCACCAGATCGACACTCGCATCCTGATGCAAATCGACGACTTCGCAATGGGTGTCGAGCCGTAGGCTGATGTTCGGATGCCGGGCATAGAAGCGACCCAAACGTGGCACCAGCCACAACGCGGCGAAGGCGGGGATGGTAGAAATCGTCAGGCTTGTGCTGCTGCGTTGCGGGCGCAGGGTGTCGACGCTCTGCGCCACGTCAAGCAAAGCGCCGTGCAAGCTCTGGAACAGGCGTTCACCGCCCTCGGTGAGGCGCACTTGCCGGGGCAACCGTTCGAACAGCGCGATGCCGAGCCAGCTCTCCAGCGAACGAATCTGATGGGAAATCGCCGTGGGCGTCACCGAGAGTTCTTCGGCGGCGGCCTTGAAGCTCAGCAGGCGCGAGGCGGATTCGAACGCGCGCAGGGCGGTCAGCGGCAGCGAGGCAAACATTGAATACTCCATGGATGAAATAGATTCATCCTGACTGACTTTTGCTCATTTGAAGACAGCGGCCATGCGCTTCAACCTGCACGCCACAAGCCGTTTGAGTTTAGTCCTGAGGATATTCAGATGAACAGAGTTCTTGCGATTCACGCCAGCCCCCGTGGCGAGCGTTCCCACTCCCGGCGTTTGGCCGAGGTGTTTTTGTCGGCTTGGCAGGCCCGTCATCCGCAGTCGCAGTTGACCCGTCGCGAAGTCGGTCGGGCACTGATTCCGCCGGTCAACGAGGCGTTCGTGGCGGCGGCGTTTTACCCCGAGCCCGAGGCCCGGCCGCTGTCGATGCAGGCCGATCTGGCGTTCAGCGATGAACTGGTCGGCGAATTGTTTGGTCACGATCTGCTGGTGATTTCCACGCCGATGCACAACTTCAGCGTGCCCAGCGGTCTCAAGGCCTGGATTGATCAGATCGTGCGGATCGGCCTGACCTTCAATCACATCCTGGACAACGGCGTGGCCCAGTACGAGCCGCTGGTGCAGGGCAAAAAAGCGCTGATCGTCACCAGTCGCGGCGGGTTTGGCTTCGGCCCGGGTGGTGAGCTGGAAGCCATGAACCACGCCGATCCTCTGCTGCGCACGGCGTTGGGGTTTATCGGCATCACTGACATCATGGTGGTTGCCGCCGAGGGTGAAGAGTCCGCCGAGCGGACCTTTCAGATCTCCGTCGCCGAGGCCGAACAACGTCTGTTGGCGCTGGCCAGGGAGCTCTAGATGGCCTGGGTATTTTTGCTGATCGCCGCTGCCTTCGAAGTTACCTTCGCCATGGGCATGAAATACGCCGAAGGCTTTACCCGGCTCTGGCCGTCGGTGATCACGGTCGTGGCGGCGGTGGGCGGGATTTACTTTCTGACCCTGGCCATGCGCGAGTTGCCGGTGAGTATCGCTTACCCGATCTGGACCGCCATCGGTTCGCTGGGCACGGTGTTTCTCGGGTTCGCGCTGCTGGGCGAGGGTCTGACGGCGATGAAGCTGCTGTCGGTCGGGTTGATCGTGGCCGGGGTGGTGGGGTTGAAGTAAAGCATGTGTGGCGGCTGTCATAGACTGGTCATCTTCGCTGGCGATGCTTGGCTGATGTCTTGCATCCCGCCTTGCGTCACCTCCCCGATTACAAGGATGTCCGCCCATGTCGCAAGGTTCCGCCACGCGTTACCCCTTGGTGCTGGTCCCCGGAATGCTCGGGTTTATCCGCTTGCTGCTGTACCCGTACTGGTACGGGATTATCTCGGCACTGCGCCGGGGTGGGGCAACCGTGGTGGCGGTGCAGGTGTCGCCGCTCAACTCCACGGAGGTGCGGGGCGAGCAGTTGTTGGCGCGAATCGATGAAATCCTGCGCGAGACCGGTGCCGAGAAGGTCAACCTGATCGGCCATAGCCAGGGTTCGCTGACGGCGCGTTATGCGGCCGCCAAACGCCCGGATCGGGTGGCTTCAGTCACCTCGGTGGCCGGGCCGAATCACGGGTCGGAGCTGGCGGACTACCTGCACAAGCATTACCCGGCAGACAGCGCGAAAGGGCGGTTGCTTGCGGTTTTGCTGCGGATAATCGGCGCCTTGATGAGCCTGCTGGAAACCGGTTATCGCGGGCCGAAACTGCCGGTGGATATTCACGCCTCCCATGAATCCCTGACCACTGACGGCGTGGCGCTGTTCAACCAGCGTTATCCACAGGGCTTGCCGCCAACCTGGGGCGGGCACGGGCCGGAAGAGGTTAACGGCGTGCGCTATTACTCCTGGTCCGGGACCTTGCAGCCGGGCAAGACGGATCGCGGCGGCAATCTGTTCGACGGGACCAACCGCAGTTGCCGGTTGTTTGCCACGACCTTCGTGCGCGAAGTCGGGCATTGCGACGGGATGGTCGGGCGTTACAGCTCGCATCTGGGGACGGTGATTGGTGACGAATATCCGATGGATCACTTCGACATCGTCAACCAGTCGCTGGGGCTGGTGGGGAAGGGCGCGGATCCGGTGCGGTTGTTTGTCGAGCATGCCGCCCGGTTGAAAGCGGCGGGGGTTTAGACCGCCTGTGGCGAGGGAGCTTGCTCCCGCTGGGCTGCGAAGCGGCCCCATTTTGCGACCGCTTCGCGCTCGAACGGGAGCAAGCTCCCTCGCCACAAATTACTACGCATGGCCCAACACCGTGGTCCAACGCTCCGAAAGAATCACCCCACCCAAGGTCAAAAAACCGCCAACCAGGTGATACATCGCCAACTGCTCATGCAGCACCACCGCCGCAATCAGCGCGGTAATCAACGGCAGCAGATTGAAAAACTGCGTGGTCCGGCTCGGGCCCAGGCGTACCACGGCTTGCATCCACGCCAGCGGCGCAATCATCGAAGCCAGCAGGCAGGCATACAGCACCAGCGGAATATTCTGCATCGTCGGGCCAATTTTCGGTGAGGCCACAAACAGCGGAAACAGCACCACCACCGCCACCAACACCTGCAAATACAGCAACACCAGCGGTGGCAGGCGCAGCTGCCATTTTTTCAGCAGCGTGCTGTAGATCGCATAGGCCAGGGTCGCGATCAGCATCATCGCATCACCCAGATTCACCCCGTGCTCGAGCAATGCGCCGAGGCTGCCGGACGACACCACCACCAAAACACCCGCAAAGGAAAGCACTGCACCGGCCAGCGCGCCTGCGGTCAGGCGTTGGCCGAGGCTGACGATCGCCATCGCCAGGGACATCAACGGCATCAGCGACAGGATGATGCCCATGTTGGTGGCAGTGGTCAGGCTCGCGGCGAAGTACGCCAGGCTTTGATAGACCGCCATGCCGAGCACGCCGAGAACGAAAATCTTGCCCAGGTTCGGGCGGATCATTGGCCAGTGGGCAATCACCGGTTTAAGCATGAACGGCGTGAACAAAATCCCGGCGAGCAGCCAGCGGTAGAAACCGATCTCGGCGGGGAATATCGCGCCGGCCGACATTTTGAGTGATCACGGTGT is a window of Pseudomonas sp. 10S4 DNA encoding:
- a CDS encoding LysR substrate-binding domain-containing protein, translated to MEYSMFASLPLTALRAFESASRLLSFKAAAEELSVTPTAISHQIRSLESWLGIALFERLPRQVRLTEGGERLFQSLHGALLDVAQSVDTLRPQRSSTSLTISTIPAFAALWLVPRLGRFYARHPNISLRLDTHCEVVDLHQDASVDLVVRYSLDSYPNLYGLCLFDESFGVYGSPEQVALAARQVPALISVRWCNSKFYAYGWEAWCAQSGETWLTGQPAVREYDEEHYALQAAIAGQGLVLASNILVSESVASGLLVAYKGEVQVDGAGYSALCVPGRERHPPVRAFFAWLQEEALLSGLLPRSQAAPAPARERIPL
- a CDS encoding FMN-dependent NADH-azoreductase translates to MNRVLAIHASPRGERSHSRRLAEVFLSAWQARHPQSQLTRREVGRALIPPVNEAFVAAAFYPEPEARPLSMQADLAFSDELVGELFGHDLLVISTPMHNFSVPSGLKAWIDQIVRIGLTFNHILDNGVAQYEPLVQGKKALIVTSRGGFGFGPGGELEAMNHADPLLRTALGFIGITDIMVVAAEGEESAERTFQISVAEAEQRLLALAREL
- a CDS encoding DMT family transporter, with the protein product MAWVFLLIAAAFEVTFAMGMKYAEGFTRLWPSVITVVAAVGGIYFLTLAMRELPVSIAYPIWTAIGSLGTVFLGFALLGEGLTAMKLLSVGLIVAGVVGLK
- a CDS encoding triacylglycerol lipase, with the protein product MSQGSATRYPLVLVPGMLGFIRLLLYPYWYGIISALRRGGATVVAVQVSPLNSTEVRGEQLLARIDEILRETGAEKVNLIGHSQGSLTARYAAAKRPDRVASVTSVAGPNHGSELADYLHKHYPADSAKGRLLAVLLRIIGALMSLLETGYRGPKLPVDIHASHESLTTDGVALFNQRYPQGLPPTWGGHGPEEVNGVRYYSWSGTLQPGKTDRGGNLFDGTNRSCRLFATTFVREVGHCDGMVGRYSSHLGTVIGDEYPMDHFDIVNQSLGLVGKGADPVRLFVEHAARLKAAGV